The region GCGAGGTGCATGTGGCCATGGTGCGGCTGCTGCGTGAAGTGTTCGGTCACGCCGACCCCCTTTACGGCTGGGTGCCGATGTACCCCAGTGGCTGGTGGAGCTGGACCTTCGCTGCAGTGGATGGCCCCCGTTATCGCACTGTGCAGCCCGCACGGGCAGCCCTGGTGGCCGAGGGCTGTGAGATATGGAGCCCCCGCTGGCAACAGGGCGCCCTGGATGCCATCCCCGCCTTCATCGCACGGGAGTTGGCGCCATGACCCCTTTCGATAACGAAGGCGGGATCTTCATGGGATCCCGCCGGGACCCAGCCGGCTGCCGCGTCGGCCTGTTCGGCGTTCCCTACGACGGCACCACCTCCTTCCGGCCGGGCACCCGTTTCGGGCCTGCAGCGATCCGTGAGGTCAGTCAAGGCCTGGAAACCTATTGCCCGCAGCTGGATTTGGATCTGGAGGATCTGGCCTATGCCGATCTCGGTGCTGTAGACATCCCCTTCGGTGCACCGGAACCGGTCGTGAACGCCGTGCAGCAGGCCACGACGGCGGTGCTCGATCTGGGTCTGAACCCCCTGATGCTGGGCGGTGAGCATTCGATCAGCTCCGGCGCCGTAGCCGCCGTCGCCAACCAACATCCCGATCTGGTGTTGGTGCAGCTGGATGCCCATGCCGATCTCAGGGAGGAGTGGCTTGGGGCCCGCCACAGCCACGCCTGCGCAATGCGGCGCTGCCTGGAGGTGCTGCCCAGTGGCGACCTGCTGCAGCTGGCGATTCGCAGCGGCACCCGCGACGAATTCCATGAACTGCACAGCAGTGGTCGACGCATGGATGACGTCCAGGCCCTGAGGGACGCCATGGCCCCCTGGACCGGCCGCCCGATTTATCTCACCGTGGATCTGGACTGGTTTGATCCTGCCGTTCTGCCTGGAACCGGCACCCCCGAGCCAGGGGGTTTCCTCTGGAGAGATTTCGCAGCCGTAGTTGATGTGCTGCGTGGCCATCGGCTTGTAGCCGCCGACGTGGTGGAACTGGCACCGCAACTCGACAGCAGTGGGGTCAGCTCCGTTCTGGCAGCCAAGGTGACACGCAGCCTGATCCTGCTGATGGGTGCCGATCAATAAAAGTGCCGTGCATCAGCCCGTTGTTGCCGCAATCGGGTGTGCTGCTGAGCGATCAGCTCCACCACCAAGGTGGGATGGCGATGGATCAGCGCGAGAAATCCCGAGCGGTTCAGCCGGATCAGCGCCAGGGGGGTCAACGCTTTGGCATCACGGCTGTGGAACTGGTTGGTGGTCACCAGATCCTCGTAAAAAAACAACTCACCGGAGCCGTAGCGGATGCGGTTTCGGGGGCCACAACTAAGTTCCACCAGCCCCTGCTGAACAATATGAATGGCATGCACCGGTTCGCCACGACGGAACACAAAAGCGCCGGTGGGCAGCGTCAGACGATCAGCCTCAGGATGCTCACCGATCAGCTCAAGAGCATTATTAGATCGGTACAACGCGGTCAATTCGTGAAAAAAGACAAGAGATGATCATCGACTGAAAAACACATCTTCTTCGTGACATACATCACAGTCAGCGAAGTCTTGACCAAAGCTTCACCGAGTCTTAAGCGAAGGTACGGTCCAGCTCAAGCTGTTGATCCATCTGCGGGAGCTGTTCCCTACTGAACATGGGCAACTGAGGCGATCTCGGTGTCCAGTGATGGCAGACCACGAGATCTGCCACGTCCGCATGCACAGCCAAACGACGCAAGCGGCACCACCCTTCGGCTGTTCCGCCCCCCGAACAGTGCTGACAGCTGCGACAGCTGGGATTGGGCGTCAATAACAGACAGCGAAGAGCACTCAAGCTAGGGACGGTCGAAAAAATGGACCAGTCCCGCTGGCGAATCTGCGGGTTCCCTTCCAGTTGGTGAAGCACTCCATAAGAATGCTGCGGTCATCCTCCCGTTCATGACGCTGCAGCGCACACCCCTCCATCAGCTCTGCCGGGACGGCGGCGGCCGCATGGTGCCCTTCGCTGGTTGGGAGATGCCGGTGCAGTTCAGCGGCCTGATCCAGGAGCACAAGGCCGTACGGGAGCAGGTGGGGATGTTCGACATCTCCCACATGGGCGTCTTGCGACTGGAAGGCCCGAATCCGAAAGATGCGTTGCAACAGCTGGTGCCGAGCGATCTTCATCGCATCGGACCCGGCGAAGCCTGCTACACCGTCTTGCTCAACGAGAGCGGTGGCATCCGCGATGACCTGATCGTTTACGACTGCGGCGCCGTTGATGCCGAACGGGGTGCCCTGGTGCTCGTGATCAATGCAGCCTGCGCTGAAGCGGACACCGCCTGGATCCGTGACCAAATGGAACCGGCTGGCCTCACGGTGAGCGACATCAAGGCGGGTGGCGTACTGCTAGCCCTGCAAGGCCCGCAGGCCATCCCTCTGCTGGAGGAGCTGTCTGGCGAAAGCCTCAGCGGCTTGCCCCGCTTCGGACATCGCACCCTGAGCCTCAAAGGTCTTGCCCATCCCGTGTTCACGGGCCGTACGGGCTACACCGGTGAAGACGGTGCCGAGTTGCTGCTGACCGACGACGACGGACGAAAGCTCTGGCAGGTTCTGCTGGATCGCGGCGTCAGCCCCTGTGGTCTCGGCGCGCGCGACACCCTGCGTCTCGAAGCTGCCATGCATCTCTACAGCATGGACATGAATGCCGACACCACCCCCTTTGAAGCAGGGCTCGGCTGGCTGGTGCATCTGGAGATGCCTGCGGATTTCGTCGGTCGGCAGGCCCTGGAGCAGGCCGCAGCATCCGGTCCCTCAAAACGACTCGTGGGCCTCAAATTGCAGGGACGCGCCATCGCCCGTCACGACTACCCCGTGCTCCACAACGGCGAGACCGTCGGTGTGGTGACCAGCGGCACCTGGTCTCCAACCCTGGAGGAGCCCATCGCGCTGGCTTACGTCCCCACAGCCTTGGCCAAAATCGGAACGGAACTCAGCGTTGAGATCCGCGGTAAGGCCCAACCCGCCTGCGTGGTCAAACGCCCCTTCTACCGCCGGTCCTGAGCTGTGGGAAACTCGCCTGTCCTCGGCTGAAACTCCCATGCGCAGCAACGGTTGCGGCGACCTGCGCGAGCAGAACATCGACAACGCGGTGCAGCTGTGCGGCTGGGTAGACCGGCGCCGCGACCATGGCGGCGTGATCTTCATCGACCTGCGGGATCGCTCCGGCACCGTGCAGATAACGGTGGATCCCGATCTTGGGGCTGAGGCCTTTGCTGTGGCCGAGCACCTGCGCAGCGAAACCGTGCTGCAGGTGGAAGGAAAGGTGCGGGCCCGTCCGGCTGAATCGTTGAACGACAAGCTGGCCACCGGTGCCGTGGAAGTGCTGGCCAACGGAATCACCGTGCTCAACAGCGTTAAGGGCAACCTGCCCTTTCCCGTGTCGGTGCACGACGATGAGAACACCCGCGAAGAGCTGCGGCTGCGCCACCGCTACCTGGATCTGCGCCGCAAGCGCATGAACGACAACCTGCGCCTGCGGGCCCAGACGATTCAGGCAGCCCGTCGCTTCCTGGAGGACGCAGGCTTCATCGAGGTGGAGACCCCGGTGCTGACCCGCTCCACACCGGAAGGAGCCCGCGACTACGTGCTGCCCAGCCGGGTCTGCGGTGGTGAATGGTTTGCCCTGCCCCAGTCGCCGCAGCTGTTCAAGCAACTGCTGATGGTGGGCGGCATCGAGCGCTACTACCAGGTAGCCCGCTGTTTCCGCGACGAAGACCTACGGGCCGATCGCCAGCCGGAATTCACCCAGCTGGATATCGAGATGAGCTTCATGGATCAGCAGCAGATCCTGGAGCTGAACGAATCGCTGATCTGCGCCATCTGGAAGGCCGTGAAGAGCATCGAACTGCCGCGGCCCTTCCCGCGCATGACCTGGCATGACGCCATGGAGCGCTATGGCACCGACCGGCCCGACACCCGCTACGGCATGGAGCTCATCAACGTGAGCGACATCGTGAAGGACATGGGCTTCAAGGTGTTCAGCGGTGCTGTGAAATCCGGCGGCGCGGTGAAGTGCATCGCGGTGCCCGGCGGCAACGATGCGGTGAGCAACGTGCGGATCAAGCCCGGCGGCGATGTGTTCAGTGAAGCCCAGAAAGCCGGTGCCGGCGGCCTGGCCTTCATCCGCGTGCGCGACGGCGGCGAGATCGACACCATCGGCGCGATCAAGGACAACCTCAGCGACGGGCAGAAGCAGGAGCTGCTCAGCCGCACCGGCGCCGAGCCCGGCACCCTGCTGCTGTTCGGCGCCGGCGATACCGCCACGGCGAACAAAGCCCTCGACCGGGTGCGCCAGTACCTGGCCAAGGAGCTGGGCATGGTCAAGGCCGACCTGGACAACGACCAGTGGAACTTCCTCTGGGTGGTGGATTTCCCGATGTTCGAGTTCAACAGCGACGAGAACCGTTACGAGGCCCTGCACCATCCCTTCTGCGCCCCCAATGCCGAGGATCTCGGCAGCGATGCCTCCCTGTGGGCCGACACCCTGCCGGGTGCCCGGGCCCAGGCCTACGACCTCGTGCTCAATGGCCTGGAGCTCGGCGGCGGCTCCCTGCGCATCCACGACTCAGCCCTGCAACGCCAGGTGCTTCAGACCGTTGGCTTGCCGCTCGAGGAAGCCCAGGAACAGTTCGGCTTCCTGATGGACGCCCTTGATGTGGGCGCCCCACCCCACGGCGGCTTGGCCTTCGGTGTTGACCGGATGGTGATGCTGCTGGCCGGCGAGGAATCGATCCGCGACACCATCGCCTTCCCAAAAACCCAGCAAGCTCGCTGCCTGATGACCAATGCCCCGGGCGGAGTCGCCGACAAGCAGCTGGAAGAGCTGCATGTGGCCAGCACTTGGGTGGACCCCAGCGACGACGAGTGATTCCTCACCTGAGCTGAGCAGATCCCAAAGGGATTCAGCGCTTTTGTCGCACTGACGACGGCTGCGGGGAACCCTTAAGGCAGTCCAATTGCTCCACGCCGTTGCCCCGTCAACCCCGACGGACCGGGGAAACCCGCGATCGCCGCAGCCGCAGCACGACAGATCTGCTGCGGCTGTACCTGCAGGACATTGGCCGGGTTGATCTGCTCACCAACGAGGAGGAGGTGACGCTGGCCCGGCTGGTGCAACGACGGGAAGCGTTGCTGCAGCAGCAACGGGATCTGGCCACCAGTAACGCCGCCATCGGAGAGCTTTACAGCCTTGAGGAACTGCAGCGTCGGGAAGCCAATCAGCACAGCCATTGGCCCACCAAGCAGGAATGGGCTCGCGCCGCAGGCCTGTGCCTGACGGAACTGCAACAGCGGATCGAAGCCGGCTACAGCGCCTGGGCCCGGGAAGCCAACCTCGAAGCCCGTGAGCTCAAGACAGCCCTGCGCAATGGTCGCCGGGCCAAGGACCACATGATCCAGGCCAACCTGCGCCTGGTGGTAGCCGTGGCCAAGAAGTACCAGCAACGCGGCATGGAACTGCTGGACCTGGTGCAAGAGGGCACCCTCGGCCTGGAACGGGCGGTGGAAAAGTTCGACCCAACACGGGGCTTTCGTTTCAGCACCTACGCCTACTGGTGGATCCGCCAAGGCATGACGCGGGCTATTGCCACCCAGAGCCGCACGATCCGGCTACCGGTGCATGTCACCGAAAAACTCAACCGGATCAAACGGGCGCAGCAGGAAATCGCCACCAACGAAGGACGCATCGCCTCGATCGCCGATCTGGCCCGTGCGCTGAAGCTCAGTGAGGACACCGTGCGCCAGACCCTTGCCCGGGTTCCCCGCTCCGTGTCGTTGGACACCCGTGTGGGGCGGGACCAGGACACCCAACTGGGAGACCTGATCGAAGACGGCAAAGCCACACCGGAACAGAGCCTCACCCACGACGAACTGCACAACGACCTCGAGCATCTGCTCGATGAGCTCACCAGCCGAGAAGCGGCGGTGCTGCGACGGCGCTTCGGACTGGAGGACGACACGCCCCAGACCCTGGCGCAGATCGGTGAAGCCTTGAAATTATCCCGCGAACGGGTGCGTCAGATCGAAACGCGGGCCCTGCTGAAGCTGCGTCAACCGCAAAGGAGGAGCAAGGTGCGGGACTACATCCAGGGGCTGGATTCATGAACCTGAATCAAAGCTCCCAATTAACCTTCGGATGACGCTGGAGATCGAGCCCCACGCCAGGTAGCTTGAAGAGTCACCCGGGAGGCCATGGCCAAGTTCGTCTTCATCACCGGTGGTGTGGTCTCCAGCATCGGCAAAGGGATTGTGGCGGCAAGCCTTGGACGGCTGCTGAAATCCAGGGGTTACAACGTCTCGATCCTGAAGCTGGACCCATACCTCAATGTGGACCCGGGCACCATGAGCCCGATCCAGCACGGCGAGGTGTTCGTCACCGAAGACGGTGCCGAAACCGATCTGGATCTTGGTCACTACGAACGCTTCACCGACACAGCCATGTCGCGGCTGAACAGCGTGACAACAGGCTCGATATACCAAGCGGTGATCAACAAGGAACGGCGAGGGGACTACAACGGCGGCACGGTGCAGGTGATTCCCCACATCACCGGTGAGATCCGAGAACGCATCCACCGGGTTGCCGCCAACAGCAATGCCGATGTGGTGATCACGGAAATCGGCGGCACCGTCGGTGACATCGAATCGCTGCCCTTCCTAGAAGCCATCCGAGAATTCCGCGGAGATGTGGGACGTCGCGATCTGGCGTACATCCA is a window of Synechococcus sp. A15-24 DNA encoding:
- the gcvT gene encoding glycine cleavage system aminomethyltransferase GcvT, translated to MTLQRTPLHQLCRDGGGRMVPFAGWEMPVQFSGLIQEHKAVREQVGMFDISHMGVLRLEGPNPKDALQQLVPSDLHRIGPGEACYTVLLNESGGIRDDLIVYDCGAVDAERGALVLVINAACAEADTAWIRDQMEPAGLTVSDIKAGGVLLALQGPQAIPLLEELSGESLSGLPRFGHRTLSLKGLAHPVFTGRTGYTGEDGAELLLTDDDGRKLWQVLLDRGVSPCGLGARDTLRLEAAMHLYSMDMNADTTPFEAGLGWLVHLEMPADFVGRQALEQAAASGPSKRLVGLKLQGRAIARHDYPVLHNGETVGVVTSGTWSPTLEEPIALAYVPTALAKIGTELSVEIRGKAQPACVVKRPFYRRS
- the aspS gene encoding aspartate--tRNA ligase, with the translated sequence MRSNGCGDLREQNIDNAVQLCGWVDRRRDHGGVIFIDLRDRSGTVQITVDPDLGAEAFAVAEHLRSETVLQVEGKVRARPAESLNDKLATGAVEVLANGITVLNSVKGNLPFPVSVHDDENTREELRLRHRYLDLRRKRMNDNLRLRAQTIQAARRFLEDAGFIEVETPVLTRSTPEGARDYVLPSRVCGGEWFALPQSPQLFKQLLMVGGIERYYQVARCFRDEDLRADRQPEFTQLDIEMSFMDQQQILELNESLICAIWKAVKSIELPRPFPRMTWHDAMERYGTDRPDTRYGMELINVSDIVKDMGFKVFSGAVKSGGAVKCIAVPGGNDAVSNVRIKPGGDVFSEAQKAGAGGLAFIRVRDGGEIDTIGAIKDNLSDGQKQELLSRTGAEPGTLLLFGAGDTATANKALDRVRQYLAKELGMVKADLDNDQWNFLWVVDFPMFEFNSDENRYEALHHPFCAPNAEDLGSDASLWADTLPGARAQAYDLVLNGLELGGGSLRIHDSALQRQVLQTVGLPLEEAQEQFGFLMDALDVGAPPHGGLAFGVDRMVMLLAGEESIRDTIAFPKTQQARCLMTNAPGGVADKQLEELHVASTWVDPSDDE
- a CDS encoding RNA polymerase sigma factor, RpoD/SigA family; translation: MPRQPRRTGETRDRRSRSTTDLLRLYLQDIGRVDLLTNEEEVTLARLVQRREALLQQQRDLATSNAAIGELYSLEELQRREANQHSHWPTKQEWARAAGLCLTELQQRIEAGYSAWAREANLEARELKTALRNGRRAKDHMIQANLRLVVAVAKKYQQRGMELLDLVQEGTLGLERAVEKFDPTRGFRFSTYAYWWIRQGMTRAIATQSRTIRLPVHVTEKLNRIKRAQQEIATNEGRIASIADLARALKLSEDTVRQTLARVPRSVSLDTRVGRDQDTQLGDLIEDGKATPEQSLTHDELHNDLEHLLDELTSREAAVLRRRFGLEDDTPQTLAQIGEALKLSRERVRQIETRALLKLRQPQRRSKVRDYIQGLDS
- a CDS encoding cyclic nucleotide-binding domain-containing protein; translation: MTALYRSNNALELIGEHPEADRLTLPTGAFVFRRGEPVHAIHIVQQGLVELSCGPRNRIRYGSGELFFYEDLVTTNQFHSRDAKALTPLALIRLNRSGFLALIHRHPTLVVELIAQQHTRLRQQRADARHFY
- the speB gene encoding agmatinase, with translation MTPFDNEGGIFMGSRRDPAGCRVGLFGVPYDGTTSFRPGTRFGPAAIREVSQGLETYCPQLDLDLEDLAYADLGAVDIPFGAPEPVVNAVQQATTAVLDLGLNPLMLGGEHSISSGAVAAVANQHPDLVLVQLDAHADLREEWLGARHSHACAMRRCLEVLPSGDLLQLAIRSGTRDEFHELHSSGRRMDDVQALRDAMAPWTGRPIYLTVDLDWFDPAVLPGTGTPEPGGFLWRDFAAVVDVLRGHRLVAADVVELAPQLDSSGVSSVLAAKVTRSLILLMGADQ